Proteins found in one Quercus robur chromosome 2, dhQueRobu3.1, whole genome shotgun sequence genomic segment:
- the LOC126712880 gene encoding putative UPF0481 protein At3g02645: MYSELKPSESSIHISHDQEWVIQISRALEEVLQDNDEGVPVSIFSVPKTLLSFKPEAYIPQLVALGPYHHRRLELLEMEHYKLTSAMRLQKNLKEIKFRDLVNQIAESDRCIRACYHRFLEFDQETLSWMLSIDASLLLEYLQTYSTKMEDSLMRITSKMAHLIDHTHRKTAHHAVLRDIIMLENQIPLFLLREVHSFYPCEDHDEVLATMLIGFCKHMSPIECINDQHFKEVCFTKSHLLELLYYMVAPNLQLVADNSEQEKPKEDKKIGCFQSILKAISYINLAPLRLLIKIFNSKAVKLLVTLPFIIISYLCKLKNKSDITNLISSAEAVAEDAQSVSNEKKAESPKVEEIAIPSVTQLHKNGIKFRPSKGGLGTINFDKSSGTFYLPVIHLDGNSEVVLRNLVAYEACIAPDVMVFTRYTELMNGIIDTEEDVKILREAGIILNRLKSDEEVAMLWNGMTKSVRVTKVPILDKAIEAANASYSGCWRNKMTGFKKYIFGSWPCLTFLAANILILLSTLQTACSMYNCSKFLATL, translated from the coding sequence ATGTACTCTGAGCTAAAACCCAGTGAATCATCTATACATATAAGTCATGACCAAGAATGGGTCATACAGATAAGTCGAGCCCTAGAAGAAGTCCTTCAAGACAATGATGAAGGTGTTCCTGTTAGCATCTTTAGTGTACCCAAAACCCTACTCTCTTTCAAACCAGAAGCATACATTCCACAACTTGTAGCCCTTGGCCCATACCATCACCGCCGGCTTGAACTTCTTGAGATGGAACACTACAAGCTCACTTCAGCTATGAGATTGCAAAAGAACCTCAAAGAAATCAAATTCCGCGACTTGGTTAACCAAATCGCGGAAAGTGATAGGTGCATCCGTGCTTGTTATCATAGGTTCTTGGAATTCGACCAAGAAACACTCTCTTGGATGTTGTCCATTGATGCTTCCTTATTGTTGGAGTACCTCCAAACCTACTCCACAAAAATGGAAGACTCGCTTATGCGAATAACTTCTAAGATGGCGCACTTGATCGATCACACGCATCGGAAAACGGCACACCATGCAGTCCTTAGGGATATTATCATGCTAGAAAACCAAATCCCTTTATTTTTGCTCAGAGAAGTCCACAGCTTTTATCCCTGCGAAGATCATGACGAAGTATTAGCAACAATGCTAATTGGTTTTTGCAAACATATGTCGCCCATAGAGTGCATCAATGATCAACATTTCAAAGAAGTATGTTTCACAAAATCCCATTTGCTAGAGCTTCTCTACTACATGGTTGCACCGAATTTGCAACTTGTAGCTGATAATTCTGAGCAGGAAAAGccaaaagaagacaaaaagatTGGCTGCTTCCAATCCATCTTGAAAGCAATAAGTTATATTAACTTGGCCCCGCTCCGCCTTCTCATTAAGATTTTCAATTCAAAGGCAGTGAAGCTTTTAGTTACACTGCCATTTATAATCATCTCCTATCTATGCAAACTTAAGAACAAAAGTGATATAACCAATCTCATCTCGTCAGCTGAGGCTGTGGCCGAAGACGCGCAAAGCGTATCTAATGAGAAGAAAGCTGAAAGCCCAAAAGTAGAAGAGATTGCAATTCCTAGCGTCACACAGCTTCATAAAAATGGTATTAAATTTCGTCCATCAAAGGGTGGCTTGGGGactataaattttgacaaaagtTCAGGTACATTTTACCTTCCAGTTATTCATTTGGATGGCAACTCTGAGGTTGTTTTAAGGAATCTCGTCGCCTATGAGGCATGTATTGCACCGGACGTGATGGTTTTTACACGCTACACGGAATTGATGAATGGAATTATTGATACTGAGGAGGATGTGAAGATTCTTCGAGAGGCCGGGATCATCTTGAACCGGCTCAAAAGCGATGAAGAAGTAGCGATGCTTTGGAATGGAATGACTAAGTCTGTGAGGGTAACAAAAGTTCCAATTCTAGACAAGGCCATTGAAGCTGCAAATGCTAGTTATTCAGGGTGTTGGAGGAACAAGATGACTGGTTTCAAGAAGTATATCTTTGGTTCATGGCCATGTCTTACATTTTTAGCAGCTAACATTCTAATATTGCTGTCTACTCTGCAGACTGCTTGTTCTATGTACAATTGTTCCAAATTTTTGGCCACTCTATGA